A single window of Chitinophaga sp. XS-30 DNA harbors:
- a CDS encoding acyl-CoA carboxylase subunit beta codes for MSKIQELHSKIAEAQLGGGQTRIDSQHKKGKLTARERLQLLLDDGSFEELGMFVHNRNKGLTTEQEQFPGDGVVTGYGTINGRLVYVFSQDFTVYGGSLSEPHAQKICRIMDLAMENGAPVIGLNDSGGARIQEGVVSLGGYADIFYRNTRASGVIPQISAIMGPCAGGAVYSPAITDFILMVENTSYMFVTGPNVVKTVTHEEVTSEALGGAQTHATKSGVTHFACSNEVACIQNIKQLLSYMPQNCEDTAPVYPYEPGNETRPVLNNIIPENPNQPYDMKEVIAELTDAGSFLEVHKDFADNIIVGFARIAGRSIGIVANQPAVLAGVLDIHASVKGARFTRFCDAFNIPLLVLVDVPGFLPGTDQEWNGIITNGAKLLFALSEATVPKITVTTRKAYGGAYCVMNSKHIGADLNFAFPQAEIAVMGPKGAVEIIYKKEIDNAPDPAARMNELVADYTERFANPYLAAEKGYIDEVVTPEETRSKLIKGYKMLENKVVNLPRKKHGNIPL; via the coding sequence ATGAGCAAGATCCAGGAACTGCATTCAAAGATCGCCGAAGCCCAGCTGGGAGGTGGTCAGACACGTATTGATTCCCAACACAAGAAAGGAAAACTCACCGCCCGCGAAAGGCTGCAGCTTTTGCTGGATGACGGTTCTTTTGAAGAACTGGGCATGTTCGTTCACAACCGGAACAAGGGCCTCACCACCGAGCAGGAACAGTTCCCGGGGGACGGTGTGGTCACCGGTTACGGCACCATCAACGGACGCCTCGTCTATGTTTTCTCCCAGGATTTCACCGTGTACGGCGGCAGTCTTTCCGAGCCGCATGCGCAGAAGATCTGCCGTATTATGGACCTGGCGATGGAAAACGGCGCACCTGTCATCGGCCTGAACGACAGCGGCGGTGCGCGCATACAGGAAGGTGTGGTAAGCCTCGGCGGTTATGCCGATATTTTCTACCGCAATACCCGCGCTTCCGGCGTGATCCCCCAGATATCCGCCATCATGGGGCCCTGCGCCGGTGGTGCCGTGTACTCTCCTGCTATTACGGACTTCATCCTCATGGTGGAGAACACTTCGTATATGTTCGTGACCGGGCCCAACGTGGTCAAAACCGTCACCCATGAAGAAGTGACCTCCGAAGCCCTCGGCGGTGCGCAGACGCATGCCACCAAAAGCGGCGTTACCCATTTCGCCTGCAGCAATGAAGTAGCCTGTATCCAGAATATCAAACAGCTGCTCTCCTACATGCCGCAGAACTGCGAAGATACCGCACCGGTATATCCTTACGAACCCGGGAATGAAACACGTCCCGTACTCAATAATATCATCCCGGAGAATCCCAACCAGCCGTACGACATGAAGGAAGTGATCGCGGAGTTGACGGATGCGGGCAGCTTCCTGGAAGTGCATAAGGATTTTGCCGATAATATCATCGTGGGCTTCGCCCGCATTGCCGGAAGGAGCATCGGCATCGTGGCCAATCAGCCTGCCGTGCTGGCCGGGGTGCTGGATATTCACGCTTCCGTGAAAGGCGCCCGGTTCACCCGCTTCTGCGATGCCTTCAACATCCCGCTGCTGGTACTGGTAGATGTGCCGGGGTTCCTGCCCGGTACGGACCAGGAATGGAACGGCATCATCACCAACGGCGCAAAGCTCCTTTTTGCCCTCAGCGAAGCCACCGTGCCAAAGATCACCGTTACCACCCGCAAAGCTTACGGCGGCGCGTATTGCGTAATGAACTCCAAGCACATCGGGGCTGACCTCAACTTTGCCTTCCCCCAGGCGGAAATTGCCGTAATGGGACCGAAAGGCGCCGTGGAGATCATCTACAAGAAAGAGATCGACAATGCCCCCGATCCGGCTGCAAGAATGAACGAGCTGGTGGCAGACTATACAGAACGCTTCGCCAATCCTTACCTCGCAGCAGAGAAAGGATATATCGATGAAGTGGTTACGCCCGAAGAAACCCGCAGCAAGCTGATCAAAGGATATAAAATGCTGGAAAATAAAGTGGTGAACCTGCCGCGGAAGAAACACGGGAATATCCCGTTGTGA
- a CDS encoding acyl transferase, translating into MNDSFAARILSVKGDLPENLVLELFRFQYLTNALYRAYVDALKVDPASVQSVSRIPFLPIQFFKTHRVICGEFEPEAVFESSGTTGTVNSRHLVKDTAIYTHSFMAAFRLFYGDVRDYVVLGLLPSYLERQSSSLVYMVQEMIRRSGHPESGFYLYEHEKLAATLQELEARGQKVLLIGVTFALLDFAESHPLQLRHTVVMETGGMKGRREEWTRAELHAYLSARLGVPAIHAEYGMTELLSQAYSKAHGIFYCPPWMKVLLRDENDPFQLYTRNASGVINIIDMANIYSCAFIATDDIGRIHADGGFEVLGRLDSSALRGCSLMIS; encoded by the coding sequence ATGAATGATTCTTTTGCAGCGCGGATATTGTCGGTAAAGGGCGATTTGCCGGAAAACCTTGTGCTGGAGCTGTTCCGCTTCCAGTATCTCACCAACGCCCTGTACCGGGCCTATGTGGATGCCCTGAAGGTGGACCCGGCTTCGGTGCAGTCGGTTTCCCGGATACCTTTTCTGCCTATCCAGTTCTTCAAGACCCATCGGGTGATCTGCGGTGAATTTGAGCCGGAAGCCGTTTTTGAGAGCAGCGGCACCACGGGCACGGTAAACAGCCGTCACCTCGTGAAGGATACGGCAATCTATACCCACAGCTTTATGGCCGCATTCCGCCTGTTTTACGGGGATGTGCGGGATTATGTGGTGTTGGGCCTGCTGCCTTCTTACCTGGAGCGCCAGTCCTCTTCCCTCGTCTATATGGTGCAGGAGATGATCCGCCGGAGCGGCCACCCGGAGAGCGGTTTTTACCTGTATGAGCATGAAAAGCTGGCTGCCACGCTGCAGGAGCTGGAGGCCCGCGGGCAAAAGGTACTGCTCATTGGTGTAACATTCGCGCTGCTGGACTTCGCAGAAAGCCATCCCCTGCAGTTGCGCCATACCGTTGTTATGGAAACCGGCGGCATGAAGGGCCGGCGCGAGGAATGGACACGCGCGGAACTGCATGCCTACCTCTCCGCCCGCCTGGGCGTACCCGCCATCCATGCGGAATACGGGATGACCGAACTGCTCAGCCAGGCCTATTCAAAAGCGCATGGCATATTTTACTGCCCGCCCTGGATGAAAGTGCTCCTGCGGGATGAAAATGACCCCTTCCAGCTGTACACCCGAAACGCTTCCGGCGTGATCAATATCATCGATATGGCCAATATCTATTCCTGTGCCTTCATTGCTACGGATGATATCGGCCGGATTCACGCCGATGGCGGTTTTGAAGTATTGGGACGGCTGGATAGCTCGGCGCTGCGCGGATGCAGCCTGATGATAAGCTAG
- a CDS encoding T9SS type A sorting domain-containing protein, protein MHHPRNILLLLTLITISHCCLAQSGVFIPPNSDIMVFKKDTVSIFGDMQNAGRLGSMKGAMIYFYGQHWRNEQNALIPDEYYYNDTLHPDGGTFNFSSHNGPQFLFGGYNAGTKSGASFPRLQLANPDGLYLEDLTDTKVRYLLQFDSGHVFLNGWNLVVGHGSPGNIGGYSHHRFVVTGTAQGGGYLFREQLTSAEGDVAFPVGTAPGSYSPLTIRRNETAPADFHARVFDSVYTSAISGPALIPDKVLKTWNIGSRHPEGSVFIRLQHERQAEDTLFSYHRDSSYVSRFQPTGWDTLPPGGITTPGTITTGAPQPQSYLNTRRFPDGTGSNLYLSKSAVPFPGESPSLVDLLFFAYRRDIRWVQTYWYTRREVNVQHFELQRRRELEDTFYTVQTVLPTATGGNSIFAQYYDAEDDNFHDNWTYYRVKTLTRDGRIFYSEVKKVPWFYRISVYPNPNAGIFRVDLFGVDKIIRMEMYDIAGRLKKTQLLSSQSNLINCNMASGTYVLVFYDTANNDQRIGAQQIIILK, encoded by the coding sequence ATGCACCACCCACGCAACATATTACTCCTGCTCACGCTGATCACCATCAGCCACTGTTGCCTCGCGCAGTCCGGCGTTTTCATCCCGCCGAACAGCGACATCATGGTATTTAAAAAGGATACTGTATCCATCTTCGGTGATATGCAGAACGCCGGCCGCCTCGGCTCCATGAAAGGCGCCATGATCTATTTCTACGGGCAACACTGGCGGAATGAACAAAACGCCCTCATTCCCGATGAATACTATTACAACGATACCCTTCATCCGGATGGCGGCACATTTAATTTTTCATCTCACAATGGCCCGCAATTCCTGTTCGGCGGCTACAATGCCGGAACAAAAAGCGGCGCCAGCTTTCCGCGGCTGCAGCTGGCCAACCCTGACGGCCTTTACCTGGAAGACCTCACTGATACCAAAGTCCGCTACCTCCTGCAATTCGACAGCGGCCATGTGTTCCTGAACGGCTGGAACCTGGTAGTAGGGCACGGCTCCCCGGGCAATATCGGCGGCTACAGCCATCATCGTTTTGTGGTTACCGGAACGGCCCAGGGCGGCGGTTATCTTTTCCGGGAGCAACTGACCAGCGCGGAAGGGGATGTCGCTTTTCCCGTAGGCACAGCGCCGGGCAGTTATTCCCCGCTGACCATCCGGCGCAACGAAACAGCGCCTGCCGATTTTCATGCGCGGGTGTTTGACAGTGTGTACACCTCCGCTATTTCAGGCCCCGCCCTCATACCGGACAAAGTGCTCAAAACCTGGAACATCGGCAGCCGGCATCCGGAAGGCAGCGTATTCATCCGGCTGCAGCATGAACGCCAGGCGGAAGACACGCTTTTTTCCTATCACCGGGACAGCAGCTATGTATCCCGTTTCCAACCAACCGGGTGGGACACCCTCCCCCCCGGAGGCATCACCACTCCCGGCACCATCACCACCGGCGCGCCGCAACCGCAGTCCTATCTCAATACCCGCAGGTTCCCTGACGGCACAGGCAGCAACCTGTACCTCTCCAAATCCGCTGTACCATTCCCGGGCGAATCCCCATCGCTGGTAGACCTGCTTTTCTTCGCCTACCGCAGGGATATCCGCTGGGTACAAACCTACTGGTACACCCGCCGGGAAGTAAATGTGCAGCACTTCGAACTGCAGCGGCGGCGGGAGCTGGAAGACACTTTTTATACGGTGCAGACCGTACTGCCCACCGCTACCGGTGGCAACAGCATTTTCGCCCAGTACTACGATGCGGAGGACGACAATTTTCATGATAACTGGACCTACTATCGCGTAAAAACACTTACACGCGATGGCCGCATCTTTTATTCGGAGGTCAAAAAAGTACCCTGGTTCTACCGCATCTCCGTGTACCCCAATCCCAATGCCGGTATATTCCGCGTAGACCTTTTCGGGGTGGACAAGATCATCAGAATGGAAATGTATGATATAGCGGGCCGTCTGAAGAAGACGCAGTTGCTTAGCAGCCAGAGCAATCTCATCAACTGCAACATGGCTTCCGGCACCTATGTGCTGGTGTTCTACGATACGGCGAATAACGACCAGCGGATCGGCGCGCAGCAGATCATTATCCTGAAATAG
- a CDS encoding YceI family protein, translating to MQRLGALFLIGGAAALMSFVNPFANHKPLAVYKVDNGQSTLNWKAKKMTGEHTGTISVSEGTLELDNNILKGGTFTLDTRTITVTDITNPDMNKRLVGHLKNDDFFSVDKHPSASFVITSATPKGNGAYDVTGKLTIKNITNNISFPATVAVAGGKATAKAKITVDRTKFDIKYRSGNFFENLGDKTIYDDFELDVTLVANAQ from the coding sequence ATGCAACGTTTAGGAGCCTTATTTTTAATCGGCGGGGCAGCCGCGCTCATGTCATTCGTCAATCCTTTCGCCAACCATAAACCACTGGCCGTTTACAAGGTAGATAACGGACAAAGTACGCTGAACTGGAAAGCCAAAAAGATGACCGGCGAACATACCGGCACCATCTCTGTTTCGGAAGGAACGCTGGAACTGGATAATAACATCCTCAAAGGCGGCACTTTTACCCTGGATACCCGCACCATCACGGTAACAGATATCACCAATCCGGATATGAACAAACGGCTGGTAGGCCATCTGAAGAATGATGATTTCTTTTCGGTGGACAAACATCCTTCGGCCAGCTTTGTGATCACCAGTGCAACGCCCAAAGGCAACGGCGCATACGATGTTACCGGCAAACTGACCATTAAAAACATCACCAATAACATCTCGTTCCCCGCTACCGTTGCCGTTGCCGGCGGCAAAGCTACCGCAAAGGCGAAGATCACGGTAGACCGTACCAAATTCGATATCAAATACCGCTCGGGCAATTTCTTCGAGAACCTTGGGGACAAGACCATTTATGACGATTTTGAACTGGATGTAACCCTGGTGGCAAATGCGCAATAG
- a CDS encoding ATP-binding protein → MFLFNIQINLVIFVIVLLEIIIFSHQLLSYLARPHEKERLYHIILVGLLILYNLAENLVEMPDDNIPLPTMLQVIINQGFGYLVTAYMPFYCVKTMKFNRLNFHRRYGFLLILVPAVVCYGVYYPLTQDLQGTLEYVYITTGSYAIVALVASARAIHLQYREDRNTTAFRERYWIFAALVFWCSSPLIGVFMNQPNWIVGVFNNIVFLLLNIVLMRQTVRKSRAEYRLLQESNVSLAQRVKEKTAQLERSNEQRTNAFVNLVHETKTPITLMNNYLEEYLQKHGCNEDLLVVKRNLDKLNTDISNLFDLERHHKGLGIYNYVQVVNFSRILEDNLVLYRSYCLKMQLSLEELITEELYVKADPEAISRVINNLVENAIKYTESGGRISVVLEADDEGRIRFSVDDTGIGIPPDQHGKVFEPYYQINAQKRNLQGMGLGLPIVKKIVDGLKGDVIIDSNPQRRQGTRLTVLLNRYVPAADEVIDTGYKVQRYSGLETEGFDLPDTPYDERKQTIMLVEDNNAMLRYLFQKLSQRYNVCVALNGNEALRKLKTYPVLPDLIISDVMMDKVDGFRFARIISENPDYNHIPFIFVSAKLSGKDRALGLRLGALDYIQKPFRTEELIQKINSVLENAARQKRSLLNNTIKALKMMNNAQEPSGEKGKEEETNRFEQNCAACQLTTREMDIARLICEGHPYKLIGDRLFISERTVKKHAQNIFEKAGVSNKVQLINKLQA, encoded by the coding sequence ATGTTCCTTTTTAATATCCAGATCAACCTGGTGATCTTTGTAATCGTATTACTGGAGATCATTATTTTCAGTCATCAGTTGCTTTCATACCTGGCCCGTCCGCATGAAAAGGAGCGGCTATACCATATTATTCTCGTAGGCTTGCTGATACTGTATAACCTGGCGGAAAACCTTGTGGAAATGCCGGATGACAACATTCCGTTGCCAACTATGCTGCAGGTGATCATCAACCAGGGCTTCGGTTACCTGGTAACGGCGTATATGCCGTTTTACTGTGTCAAGACCATGAAGTTCAACCGGCTGAACTTCCACCGCCGGTACGGTTTTCTGCTGATCCTCGTTCCTGCCGTCGTTTGTTACGGCGTGTACTATCCTTTAACGCAGGATCTACAGGGCACGCTGGAGTATGTATATATCACTACCGGGTCGTATGCCATAGTGGCGCTGGTAGCATCGGCACGGGCCATACACCTGCAATACCGCGAAGACAGGAATACAACCGCTTTCCGGGAAAGGTACTGGATATTCGCCGCCCTCGTCTTCTGGTGCTCGTCCCCCCTGATCGGGGTATTCATGAACCAGCCCAACTGGATCGTAGGTGTTTTCAACAACATCGTTTTCCTGCTTCTGAATATTGTGTTGATGCGGCAGACCGTCAGGAAATCCAGAGCAGAATACCGGTTGCTGCAGGAATCCAATGTTTCACTGGCGCAGCGCGTAAAGGAAAAAACGGCTCAGCTGGAACGGTCCAACGAACAGCGCACAAACGCGTTTGTGAACCTGGTGCATGAAACCAAAACGCCCATCACCCTGATGAACAACTATCTCGAAGAATATCTTCAGAAGCATGGGTGTAATGAAGATCTGCTGGTGGTTAAAAGGAATCTTGACAAGCTGAACACTGATATCAGCAATCTGTTTGACCTGGAACGGCACCATAAAGGGCTGGGCATCTACAATTATGTGCAGGTCGTCAATTTCAGCCGGATACTGGAAGATAACCTGGTATTGTACAGGAGCTATTGTCTTAAAATGCAGCTTTCGCTTGAGGAGCTGATCACGGAAGAGCTGTACGTAAAAGCAGACCCGGAGGCCATCAGCCGGGTGATCAACAATCTCGTGGAAAATGCTATCAAGTACACGGAGAGCGGCGGGAGAATCAGCGTAGTACTGGAAGCGGATGACGAAGGGCGGATACGTTTTTCTGTAGACGATACCGGTATAGGCATACCGCCGGACCAGCACGGGAAGGTGTTCGAGCCATATTACCAGATCAATGCCCAAAAGCGGAACTTGCAGGGGATGGGGCTTGGCTTGCCGATCGTGAAGAAGATCGTGGACGGGCTGAAGGGCGATGTTATTATCGACAGCAATCCGCAAAGGCGGCAGGGGACGCGTTTGACCGTGCTGCTCAACAGGTATGTGCCTGCGGCGGATGAGGTGATTGATACCGGCTACAAGGTGCAACGTTATTCCGGGCTGGAAACGGAAGGCTTCGATCTGCCGGATACCCCTTATGACGAGCGGAAACAGACCATTATGCTGGTAGAGGATAATAATGCCATGCTGCGCTACCTTTTCCAGAAACTGAGCCAGCGCTATAATGTTTGCGTGGCGCTCAATGGAAATGAAGCCCTCCGTAAGCTCAAAACCTATCCCGTGCTGCCGGACCTGATCATTTCCGATGTGATGATGGACAAGGTGGACGGCTTCAGGTTTGCCCGGATCATTTCAGAGAACCCTGATTATAACCATATCCCTTTCATTTTTGTATCGGCAAAGCTTTCGGGTAAGGACCGCGCCCTTGGCCTGAGGCTGGGAGCGCTCGATTACATCCAGAAGCCTTTCCGTACGGAAGAGCTGATCCAGAAGATCAATTCCGTGCTGGAAAATGCCGCCCGGCAGAAAAGATCGCTGCTGAACAATACCATCAAGGCGCTGAAAATGATGAATAACGCGCAGGAACCCTCGGGAGAGAAGGGAAAAGAAGAAGAGACAAATAGGTTTGAGCAGAATTGCGCCGCCTGTCAGTTGACTACCCGGGAGATGGACATTGCGCGGCTGATCTGTGAAGGGCATCCCTACAAACTGATCGGGGACAGGCTCTTCATTTCCGAGAGAACGGTTAAAAAACATGCGCAGAACATCTTCGAAAAAGCAGGCGTCTCCAACAAAGTACAGCTGATCAACAAGCTGCAGGCCTGA
- a CDS encoding YoaK family protein, with product MFRHKGKSRTIVHNLKLASLLSFVAGIVNVAGFLAVNRLTTNVTGHFAFFADGVIEQQYAVAAVYLFFMLSFLAGAFTSNFVMELVATRNLKYIYAIPVFMEAGILTFMAFAGPGTLLFHADAVAGALLFSMGLQNALVTSVSNAVVRTTHLTGLFTDLGIELSQLFFYRKKEQRKKLRASISLRGAIIGSFFTGSLAGGFGFFRWGIHILLLAAACLLAGLMYDTLKFRVVLLRRRYLHHS from the coding sequence ATGTTCAGACATAAAGGAAAAAGCCGCACGATCGTCCATAACCTGAAGCTTGCATCATTATTGTCTTTTGTGGCAGGCATCGTGAATGTGGCCGGTTTTCTGGCGGTGAACAGGCTTACGACAAATGTCACCGGGCATTTTGCTTTTTTTGCAGACGGGGTGATCGAGCAGCAGTATGCGGTGGCGGCTGTTTACCTGTTTTTTATGCTTTCTTTTCTTGCAGGGGCGTTCACATCCAACTTTGTGATGGAGCTGGTAGCCACCAGGAACCTGAAATACATCTATGCGATTCCTGTGTTCATGGAGGCCGGGATACTGACCTTTATGGCTTTTGCCGGGCCGGGTACCTTGCTGTTCCATGCGGATGCCGTTGCCGGTGCGCTGCTTTTTTCGATGGGGCTTCAGAATGCGCTGGTGACGAGTGTTTCCAATGCCGTTGTGCGTACAACGCATTTGACGGGGTTGTTTACGGACCTGGGGATAGAGCTTTCCCAGCTGTTCTTCTACCGGAAAAAGGAGCAACGGAAGAAATTGCGCGCTTCCATTTCCCTGCGTGGGGCCATCATTGGCAGTTTCTTTACAGGGTCGCTGGCCGGCGGTTTCGGCTTTTTCCGCTGGGGCATACATATCCTTTTGCTGGCCGCTGCGTGCCTGCTGGCCGGCCTCATGTACGATACATTGAAGTTCAGAGTGGTATTGCTCCGCCGCCGTTATTTACACCATTCCTAA
- a CDS encoding AAA domain-containing protein: MDYFERLLGLLKTEREEDRRSYQELTATTSVSQRRTNGLSWYPVAIRGTEMGRGDYLIVEIERTTHQDIPHQLRFGVSAMLFSNHDAKHHHVEGTISWQSGNRLKLALRTDELPEWANDGKLGIDLLFDDNSYDEMQQALKLAAKLEDNTPGGRLVKILTGEKAPTFQTDIPAFPAPSLNSSQRSAVDKILAANELAIVHGPPGTGKTTTLVQAIKALIKQDGKQILVSAPSNTAVDLLSEKLSEEGLNVLRVGNPAKVSDRLMSLTLDSKIGEHASMKEISRLKKQANEFRNMAHKYKRNFGKAEREQRKALFDAARDIMKSVEKTEQYIMDDLFSKAQVITATLVGANHYTVRHLRYHTVVIDEAGQALEPACWIPILKAEKVILAGDHCQLSPTIKSGEAARKGLSTTLLEKCTALHREAVTLLEEQYRMHEMIMRYSSGIFYQDRLKAHTSVAGHLLFNEDRPLAFIDTAGCGFDEKTEGTSTSNPEEAAFLFRHLAQFVSTLGTHYTEKNFPSIAVISPYRRQIELLKEQLQHFPELSRYGDKISVNTIDSFQGQERDIVYISMTRSNTENKIGFLSDIRRMNVAMTRARKKLVVIGDSATLSQFPFYAGFLDYAEAGNAWQSAWEFMDS, encoded by the coding sequence ATGGATTATTTTGAAAGGCTGCTCGGGTTATTGAAGACCGAGCGGGAAGAAGACCGGAGATCGTACCAGGAACTGACAGCAACCACATCCGTATCCCAGCGGAGGACAAACGGGCTCTCCTGGTATCCCGTAGCGATCCGTGGCACGGAAATGGGGCGCGGGGACTACCTGATCGTGGAAATAGAGCGCACTACCCACCAGGATATCCCGCATCAGCTGCGCTTCGGCGTTTCCGCCATGCTTTTCTCCAACCACGATGCCAAACATCATCATGTGGAAGGCACCATTTCCTGGCAAAGCGGCAACCGCCTCAAATTAGCCCTGCGCACGGATGAGCTGCCCGAATGGGCCAATGATGGCAAGCTGGGCATCGACCTGTTGTTCGATGACAACAGCTATGATGAAATGCAGCAGGCCCTGAAGCTCGCCGCCAAGCTGGAGGACAATACACCCGGAGGCAGGCTGGTAAAGATACTGACCGGGGAAAAAGCGCCCACCTTTCAAACGGACATCCCTGCTTTCCCGGCCCCCTCACTGAACTCCTCGCAACGCTCCGCAGTGGACAAAATACTGGCGGCCAATGAGCTGGCCATTGTGCACGGCCCTCCCGGCACCGGCAAAACCACTACGCTCGTACAGGCCATCAAAGCATTGATCAAACAGGACGGCAAACAGATACTGGTATCCGCACCCAGCAATACCGCGGTGGACCTCCTCAGTGAAAAGCTCTCGGAAGAAGGGCTGAACGTACTGCGCGTAGGGAACCCCGCCAAGGTTTCCGACCGCCTCATGTCCCTTACGCTGGACAGTAAAATAGGGGAACATGCCAGCATGAAGGAGATCAGCCGCCTGAAAAAACAGGCCAACGAATTCCGGAATATGGCGCACAAATACAAGCGTAATTTCGGCAAGGCCGAGCGTGAACAACGCAAAGCCCTTTTCGATGCCGCCCGTGACATCATGAAATCCGTGGAGAAAACGGAGCAATATATCATGGATGATCTCTTCAGCAAAGCCCAGGTGATCACGGCCACACTGGTAGGCGCCAATCATTATACCGTGCGGCACCTCCGGTACCATACCGTGGTGATCGACGAGGCGGGACAGGCCCTGGAACCGGCCTGCTGGATACCCATCCTCAAAGCGGAGAAGGTCATCCTCGCGGGAGATCACTGCCAGCTTTCCCCCACCATCAAATCCGGCGAAGCGGCCCGGAAAGGGCTCAGCACCACCCTGCTGGAAAAATGCACTGCCCTGCATCGGGAAGCGGTGACACTGCTCGAAGAACAATACCGCATGCATGAAATGATCATGCGTTATTCCTCCGGGATATTTTACCAGGACCGGCTCAAAGCCCATACGTCCGTAGCCGGGCACCTGCTTTTCAATGAAGACCGGCCACTGGCATTCATCGATACGGCCGGTTGCGGGTTCGATGAAAAAACGGAGGGCACCAGCACCAGCAACCCGGAAGAAGCCGCTTTCCTGTTCCGGCACCTGGCACAATTTGTCAGCACACTCGGCACACATTACACAGAAAAGAACTTCCCCTCCATCGCCGTGATCTCCCCTTACCGCCGGCAAATAGAGCTGCTGAAAGAGCAATTGCAGCATTTCCCGGAGCTTTCGCGGTATGGCGACAAGATCAGTGTCAATACGATAGACAGTTTTCAGGGGCAGGAACGGGATATTGTGTACATCAGCATGACGCGCAGCAACACGGAAAACAAGATCGGTTTCCTGTCAGATATCCGCAGGATGAATGTGGCCATGACCCGCGCGAGGAAAAAGCTGGTGGTCATCGGGGACAGCGCCACGCTTTCTCAATTTCCGTTCTATGCCGGTTTCCTGGATTACGCGGAAGCGGGTAATGCCTGGCAGAGCGCCTGGGAATTCATGGATAGTTAG
- a CDS encoding VOC family protein — protein sequence MFKNAKAFSSFSTNDLRQTADFYRQVLGLEVDESYFLTVKLATGGQVIIYPKPDHQPATFTVLNFPVDNIDAAVDELRNRGITFLQYEGDIKTDEKGIARGGEGPKIAWFEDPAGNILSVLQEE from the coding sequence ATGTTCAAAAACGCCAAAGCATTCAGCAGTTTTTCCACCAACGATCTCCGGCAAACAGCGGATTTCTACCGGCAGGTACTGGGCCTGGAAGTGGACGAATCCTATTTCCTTACGGTAAAGCTGGCTACAGGCGGGCAGGTGATAATCTATCCGAAACCCGATCATCAGCCCGCCACTTTTACTGTGCTTAATTTTCCGGTGGATAATATCGATGCAGCGGTAGATGAACTGCGCAACCGGGGCATTACCTTCCTGCAGTATGAAGGGGATATCAAAACGGATGAAAAAGGGATCGCACGCGGCGGCGAAGGCCCTAAAATTGCCTGGTTCGAAGATCCGGCCGGGAACATTTTATCTGTGTTGCAAGAGGAATAA
- a CDS encoding gluconate 2-dehydrogenase subunit 3 family protein, translating into MERRTALKNLFIIGGAAALFPGCLLQDKKQGVKLSHLDVSADLQELLAEVTETIIPETDTPGGRSLGLHLFALKIVDECYQKDAQQSFVKGLKALDGYAKEKTGTSFAKADSQQRTELLAGVKKGSADKDLAYFVAEIRQLTIEGYRSSEYVMTKLLPYQLVPGHFYGCVEVGHKNK; encoded by the coding sequence ATGGAAAGACGAACGGCGCTCAAAAACCTGTTTATTATCGGCGGAGCAGCAGCTTTATTCCCGGGCTGCCTGCTGCAGGATAAAAAGCAGGGCGTAAAGCTCAGCCACCTCGATGTCAGTGCAGATCTGCAGGAGCTGCTGGCGGAAGTAACAGAAACGATCATCCCGGAAACCGATACCCCGGGCGGCAGATCCCTCGGCCTGCATCTTTTCGCGCTCAAAATAGTGGATGAATGTTACCAAAAGGATGCACAGCAGTCCTTCGTAAAAGGACTGAAAGCGCTTGACGGCTATGCAAAGGAGAAAACAGGCACATCGTTCGCCAAAGCGGACAGCCAACAGCGGACGGAGCTGCTGGCGGGGGTTAAAAAGGGATCTGCGGATAAAGACCTCGCTTACTTCGTTGCGGAGATCCGGCAGCTGACCATTGAAGGATACCGGTCTTCCGAATATGTGATGACGAAATTGCTGCCCTATCAGCTGGTGCCGGGGCATTTTTACGGATGTGTGGAGGTGGGTCACAAAAACAAATGA